One window of the Colletotrichum destructivum chromosome 4, complete sequence genome contains the following:
- a CDS encoding Putative oligopeptide transporter, OPT superfamily, with protein sequence MEDSKQHGVNISEQGTEPGHNERWETNASREKDDVTKKGLQDADSEEIISTDGGTFTEDSPFEEVRAAVRNTDGGEVANTVRAWILGMVFVTVGSGLNMFLSMRSPAINFPSIIVQLLVYPIGCLWARVVPTRVFNTFGVEWTFNTGPFTIKEHVVITLMSNVSIGYAYSTDALLALQGKPFYDINLGWGFQILFTLSSQLIGIGLAGLCRRFLVWPSAMIWPNQFANTSLFYALHDKSKNDGTHSNGWVISRYRYFFYVLGAMFCYYWIPGVLWQGLSVFAFVTWIKPNNVVVNQLFGGFTGLSLIPITFDWTYVSAYLGDPLLSPTHTHINVLIGLFVFVIIPTIGIAYSGALFADYLPINTSQTYDNTQSSYKVSKILGPGYTFDVEKYKAYSPLFLPPTFALNYGLSFAALTAAIVHCGFFHGREIWYRLRAARNQEADVHLRLMKKYRDAPEWWYAVLLLVAIGLGFATVEGYDSQLPWWAFIVANLLAMVFVVPTCTILAISNLGLALNVLSPFLAGFMIPGKPIGVMIFKVYSTITLGQAQTYSGDLKMAHYMKIPPRTTFWCQVVATIWAVFVQIAVMNWTLGNIEDCCALTQHAHFTCPNGRAFFSSSIVWGVIGPRRMFGAGSIYQNFNYFWLIGACLPVVFYVLAKVLNLKFAKALHAPVMLGAMGWLPPATPLSFSSWAIVGLIFNHGIRKRFRGWWQTYNYITAAALDAGLIISTIVIFFAITLPNVTIPQWWGNVDVYNTLDSTYGAILRTVGENETFGPASW encoded by the exons ATGGAGGACAGCAAACAACACGGCGTGAACATCTCCGAACAGGGGACAGAACCAGGACACAATGAGCGTTGGGAAACTAATGCCTCCCGAGAGAAGGACGATGTGACCAAGAAGGGCCTTCAGGACGCAGACTCAGAGGAGATCATCAGCACAGATGGCGGTACCTTTACCGAAGATTCGCCTTTCGAGGAGGTCAGAGCTGCCGTCCGCAACACTGACGGCGGGGAGGTTGCCAACACCGTCCGGGCATGGATCTTGGGCATGGTATTCGTGACAGTCGGCAGTGGTCTGAACATGTTTCTCAGCATGAG GAGCCCTGCCATCAACTTCCCGTCCATCATCGTCCAGCTGCTGGTGTACCCAATCGGCTGCCTTTGGGCCAGAGTCGTACCGACGAGGGTCTTCAACACGTTCGGCGTCGAGTGGACCTTCAACACGGGGCCGTTCACGATCAAGGAGCACGTCGTCATCACCCTCATGTCCAACGTCTCCATCGGCTACGCATACAGCaccgacgccctcctcgcgctcCAGGGCAAGCCGTTCTACGACATCAACCTGGGCTGGGGCTTTCAGATCCTCTTCACCCTGAGCTCCCAGCTCATCGGgatcggcctcgccggcctgtGTCGACGGTTCCTCGTGTGGCCGTCGGCCATGATCTGGCCGAACCAGTTCGCCAACACGTCCCTGTTCTACGCCCTTCACGACAAGAGCAAGAACGACGGTACGCACAGCAACGGCTGGGTCATCAGCCGTTACCGATACTTCTTCTACGTGCTGGGTGCCATGTTCTGCTACTACTGGATCCCCGGTGTGCTCTGGCAAGGGCTCTCGGTGTTTGCGTTCGTCACCTGGATCAAACCCAACAACGTCGTGGTAAACCAGCTGTTTGGGGGGTTCACAGGCCTCTCCCTCATCCCGATTACCTTTGACTGGACCTATGTATCCGCGTACCTGGGAGACCCTCTGCTCTCGCCGACGCACACGCACATCAACGTGCTCATCGggctcttcgtcttcgtcatcatcccGACCATCGGCATCGCGTACTCGGGCGCGCTCTTCGCCGACTACCTGCCCATCAACACGTCGCAGACGTACGACAACACGCAGAGCTCCTACAAGGTCAGCAAGATCCTGGGCCCGGGCTACACTTTTGACGTCGAAAAGTACAAGGCATACTCCCCTTTGTTTCTGCCACCCACCTTCGCCCTCAACTACGGCCTGTCGTTCGCAgcgctgacggcggcgatcGTGCACTGCGGCTTCTTCCACGGCAGGGAGATCTGGTACCGGCTGCGGGCAGCGCGCAACCAGGAGGCGGACGTCCATCTCAGGCTGATGAAGAAGTACCGGGACGCGCCGGAGTGGTGGTACGCCGTCCTACTCCTCGTCGCGATCGGTCTGGGGTTCGCCACGGTGGAGGGCTACGACTCCCAGCTGCCGTGGTGGGCGttcatcgtcgccaaccTCCTGGCCATGGTCTTCGTCGTGCCGACGTGCACGATCCTGGCCATCTCCAACCTGGGGCTCGCGCTGAACGTGCTGTCACCCTTCCTGGCCGGCTTCATGATCCCCGGGAAGCCCATCGGCGTCATGATCTTCAAGGTGTATAGCACCATTACGCTGGGCCAGGCCCAGACGTACTCGGGGGACCTGAAGATGGCGCATTACATGAAGATCCCGCCGCGTACCACCTTTTGGTGCCAGGTGGTGGCCACGATTTGGGCCGTGTTTGTGCAGATCGCCGTGATGAACTGGACGTTGGGCAACATCGAGGATTGTTGCGCACT GACCCAGCATGCTCACTTCACCTGTCCCAACGGAAGGGcgttcttctcttcctccatAGTCTGGGGCGTCATCGGGCCAAGAAGGATGTTCGGTGCCGGTTCCATCTACCAAAACTTCAACTACTTCTGGCTCATCGGCGCCTGCCTGCCGGTCGTCTTCTACGTCCTGGCCAAGGTCCTCAACCTGAAGTTCGCCAAGGCGCTCCACGCCCCAGTGATGCTGGGCGCGATGGGCTGGCTGCCGCCGGCTACGCCgctgagcttctcgagctgggctatcgtcggcctcatcttcaaccacGGCATTCGGAAGCGGTTCCGGGGCTGGTGGCAGACGTACAATTACATCACGGCCGCGGCACTGGACGCGGGtctcatcatcagcaccatcgtcatcttcttcgccatcacgCTGCCCAACGTCACGATACCGCAGTGGTGGGGAAACGTCGATGTGTACAACACCCTG GACTCCACGTATGGCGCCATTTTGAGAACGGTGGGGGAGAACGAGACGTTTGGTCCAGCCAGTTGGTGA